A stretch of the Ornithodoros turicata isolate Travis chromosome 4, ASM3712646v1, whole genome shotgun sequence genome encodes the following:
- the LOC135392586 gene encoding uncharacterized protein K02A2.6-like yields MYKNTWPEKPPPLAPGTVQLKTWSGEGLDILGSTTVVVQSRRKKCMLPLLVIRGSGASLLGRNWFRPLQIEVSGINYVNGDCLERILEEHKEVFGKDIQGHRGDRVDIQLQDRATPKFCRARPVPFALREAVCAELQCLEQQGIIEPVQHSEWATPVVCVRKKDNTIRLCGDYRSTINAAAMKADYPLPTPDEVMSKLQGGTLFSTLDMTQAYQQLRVTETTAQQLTINTVKGLYKVKRLPFGIAAAPAIFQRFVEKLLAGIDGIAVYLDDIIISGADQQQHNRRLETVLARLEQSGLRLKKTKCKFARTEVEFLGHNITGSGVRPTDAKIRALLKAPEPTSKETLQSFLGMLAFYDRFLKDRATTAAPLYKLLAKNATWKWTTEHKTAFEALKEQICHAPVLAHYDPHRPLILSCDASPYGVGAVLAQEDNEGNERPVAFASRTLGPAERNYSQLDKEGLAIVYAVVHFHMYLAGRHVQIYTDHKPLLGILGTTKPVPQLTSPRMLRWCVKLAAYSYDLSYRPGKLNSNADVLSRLPLPSTDDEPCHPADVLMFEALSRPPLTAEEISSATQSDPVLSEVYTAIKAGTLYKLRDAQFRQFRARATEFSFHRGCILRGSRVVIPQSKKKQALELVHAGHRGIVAMKACARSYMWW; encoded by the coding sequence ATGTACAAAAACACGTGGCCAGAGAAGCCGCCCCCACTAGCTCCGGGAACAGTACAGCTCAAAACATGGTCCGGTGAAGGGCTTGACATCTTGGGATCCACAACTGTCGTGGTCCAGTCCAGGAGGAAGAAGTGCATGTTGCCGCTATTAGTAATAAGGGGATCAGGAGCAAGTCTGCTTGGCAGAAATTGGTTTCGACCACTACAGATCGAAGTAAGCGGAATCAACTATGTCAACGGCGACTGCCTAGAACGAATACTCGAGGAACACAAAGAGGTCTTTGGAAAGGACATCCAAGGCCACAGAGGCGATCGGGTAGACATCCAGCTTCAGGATAGAGCAACGCCGAAATTCTGCAGGGCAAGGCCTGTGCCATTTGCCCTACGGGAAGCCGTATGCGCAGAACTACAATGCCTAGAACAGCAGGGGATCATCGAGCCGGTGCAGCATTCCGAGTGGGCAACTCCGGTGGTGTGCGTTCGGAAGAAGGACAACACCATACGACTATGTGGGGACTATCGGAGCACAATTAATGCAGCAGCGATGAAGGCGGATTATCCACTGCCTACGCCAGACGAGGTGATGAGCAAACTGCAAGGAGGCACGCTCTTTTCCACGTTGGACATGACACAGGCCTATCAACAGTTGAGAGTGACAGAGACAACCGCACAGCAGTTGACCATCAATACCGTGAAAGGCCTGTACAAAGTCAAGCGGTTACCATTTGGAATAGCAGCAGCTCCTGCTATATTTCAGAGGTTTGTCGAGAAGCTTCTAGCTGGCATTGACGGCATCGCAGTCTACCTAGACGACATCATTATCAGTGGAGCAGACCAACAACAGCACAATCGACGTCTGGAAACAGTACTGGCAAGACTGGAACAGTCCGGACTGAGACTTAAGAAAACAAAGTGCAAATTTGCACGTACCGAAGTGGAATTCTTAGGACATAACATCACAGGTTCGGGCGTGCGGCCGACAGATGCAAAAATACGGGCACTACTGAAAGCTCCTGAGCCAACGTCGAAAGAGACCTTACAGTCATTCCTCGGAATGTTAGCCTTCTATGATCGTTTTTTGAAAGACAGAGCAACTACGGCAGCACCACTCTATAAACTGCTTGCGAAAAACGCAACGTGGAAGTGGACCACGGAACACAAGACTGCATTTGAGGCGCTCAAGGAACAGATTTGCCATGCTCCTGTGCTGGCCCACTACGACCCACACAGACCACTGATACTATCATGCGACGCTTCGCCGTACGGCGTGGGTGCGGTACTCGCGCAAGAAGACAATGAAGGCAACGAAAGACCTGTCGCTTTCGCATCCAGGACCTTGGGACCAGCAGAGAGAAATTACTCTCAACTAGACAAAGAAGGCCTGGCAATCGTGTATGCGGTTGTacatttccacatgtacttaGCGGGTCGACACGTGCAAATATACACTGACCACAAGCCGTTACTCGGGATCCTCGGAACTACGAAACCTGTGCCACAGTTGACGTCGCCCCGAATGCTGAGATGGTGCGTTAAGCTTGCTGCCTATAGCTACGATCTAAGCTATCGTCCGGGAAAGCTGAACTCGAATGCCGACGTTTTGAGCAGGCTGCCGTTGCCGTCTACAGATGATGAGCCGTGCCACCCAGCGGATGTGCTAATGTTCGAAGCATTAAGCCGTCCTCCCCTAACTGCGGAAGAAATCTCGTCAGCAACGCAGAGCGATCCAGTTCTTTCCGAAGTGTACACCGCTATTAAAGCAGGGACGTTGTACAAGTTACGAGACGCACAGTTTCGCCAGTTTCGGGCAAGAGCCACGGAATTTTCCTTCCACAGAGGCTGTATTCTGCGTGGATCAAGAGTGGTCATTCCACAAAGCAAAAAGAAGCAGGCGCTAGAGTTGGTGCACGCTGGTCACCGTGGCATCGTGGCTATGAAAGCCTGTGCCCGGAGTTACATGTGGTGGTGA
- the LOC135392587 gene encoding uncharacterized protein K02A2.6-like, producing MAKTCIICGKNQKSPAKVVQPEWTRPSSPWHTIHLDFAGPIRGITFLVIVDAYSKWMEVRQVESPNSATVIRVLRGLFATFGIPQKAVSDNGTAFVSEEMKEFYRRNGVKCVTAAPYHPATNGQAERMVGYFKRALSKETSGTLATQVSRILFKQHTTCHATTGKTPARLMFGRELPSALDDLLPKRHTSQLDKLPESRTLYEGDVVLIRNFRSKPTWVQGDVTRRVGRRSWMVRTEDGECRRHIDHIRLLRRKAQLLDTGTSPLLAWDIGDTEDQVTRNEETSSVPPPLEGRPKRVRRKPDRYGDFVSE from the coding sequence ATGGCCAAGACGTGCATCATTTGCGGGAAGAATCAGAAGTCTCCCGCGAAGGTGGTACAGCCAGAGTGGACTCGACCCAGCAGCCCATGGCACACCATTCATCTAGACTTTGCTGGACCTATTCGAGGTATCACATTCCTAGTAATAGTGGATGCCTATAGCAAGTGGATGGAGGTCCGGCAAGTGGAAAGTCCAAACTCAGCTACTGTGATACGAGTGCTCCGCGGCCTCTTTGCGACATTTGGAATTCCGCAAAAAGCAGTGTCGGATAATGGAACTGCTTTTGTGTCCGAGGAGATGAAGGAATTCTACCGGAGAAACGGGGTTAAGTGCGTCACGGCAGCACCTTATCACCCTGCTACCAATGGGCAAGCCGAAAGAATGGTCGGTTATTTTAAACGGGCACTGTCGAAAGAAACATCGGGAACGCTGGCTACGCAAGTTTCAAGGATATTGTTTAAGCAACACACAACGTGTCACGCGACAACGGGGAAGACCCCCGCAAGACTGATGTTCGGGCGAGAATTACCCTCGGCTCTGGATGATCTCCTACCGAAACGTCACACCAGCCAGCTCGATAAGCTACCAGAATCAAGGACACTCTATGAAGGTGACGTGGTCCTCATCAGAAACTTCAGGAGCAAGCCAACATGGGTGCAAGGAGACGTGACCAGAAGAGTGGGTCGCCGTTCGTGGATGGTGCGCACAGAGGACGGCGAGTGCCGACGTCATATCGATCACATTAGGCTACTCCGACGTAAGGCACAACTGTTGGACACTGGCACTTCGCCTCTTCTGGCTTGGGACATAGGCGATACTGAGGATCAAGTTACCAGGAACGAGGAAACGTCGTCCGTTCCACCTCCTTTGGAAGGACGGCCTAAGAGAGTCAGAAGGAAACCAGATCGATATGGAGACTTTGTTTCGGAATAG